A window of Paremcibacter congregatus contains these coding sequences:
- a CDS encoding TonB-dependent receptor, whose protein sequence is MRSLRTGSLKQKSLLSSVALMTLATAAGSLPAQAEGERAPMVLEEIMVTATKRAASTQDIPVAVQALGESSLENLRVDVFNDYLLQLPGVSSGGSGPGQGTIYIRGLASTTPNLTTAGVAGLAPNVALYLDEQPVTQVGRNLDVYAADLNRIEVLPGSQGTLFGASSQAGTIRLITNKPSFNGFQASISGGVSFTKGGEMSEKLEAMVNVPVIEDKFAVRGVFFADVQGGYIDNVSGVRTAAESARFASSTPRPNGVPTTDGFQAGADFSGVRFLEARNEHLVEENFNDATYTGFRVSGLYDFAEDWSATLVHMRQRIDSEGVFFIDPELDDPENLSVERFSPDSTTDDFDTTALTVEGRVGALQMVYAGTYLNRDTEQTIDYTDYMFVGQYLPYYICDASVTYPGAAAPSGTCQAPDLYVGSTTETEVWTHELRFTTPEENPLRATFGGFYSSQTLVERNDFTYPGSINAESFTPGVYGWPQNGALPGSSVSDPTPRPLGVIFFNDITRTDKQLGFFGEVTYDISETLSVTAGARWHDVDVRLKGSANSSFFNFGGEDVNAFGTNLDTQFDGTQVINGVAVPKGAEAKGWVFKGNVSYRPNDDILLYVTYSEGYRPGLPNRPAGAGGGAVPAVVRTDEVTNYELGWKMDLFDGTVRFNGSAFYVDISDLQTTIFDPTVTNLFFSDNAADAEIKGVEGDINWMPDAVPGLMISGAFSILDAKVTKLVGASVAIAGPGEDLSYAPSFQGNLRARYVWDISDDFEAHVQPSLTYSASSFSDIVLINRAQQDSYFMMGMAFGVRNDKWSMEIFGENLTDERAQLNNNLVFDRERVSINRPRTFGMRFGVDF, encoded by the coding sequence ATGCGTTCTTTAAGAACTGGTTCTTTGAAACAAAAATCCTTGCTGTCGTCCGTGGCGTTGATGACACTTGCCACGGCGGCGGGGTCTTTGCCGGCACAGGCCGAGGGCGAACGCGCCCCGATGGTGTTGGAAGAAATTATGGTGACGGCGACAAAACGCGCCGCCAGCACCCAGGATATTCCGGTCGCCGTGCAGGCGCTGGGGGAAAGCTCCCTCGAAAATCTGCGGGTTGATGTCTTCAACGATTACCTGCTGCAGCTTCCCGGCGTTTCTTCTGGTGGCAGTGGCCCAGGACAGGGCACCATCTACATTCGCGGGCTGGCGTCCACGACCCCCAACCTGACGACGGCCGGTGTGGCGGGGCTTGCGCCCAATGTGGCGCTCTATCTTGATGAGCAGCCGGTAACCCAGGTGGGCCGTAACCTTGATGTCTACGCCGCTGATCTTAACCGCATCGAAGTTCTGCCGGGTTCCCAGGGCACCTTGTTCGGGGCCAGTTCCCAGGCGGGCACCATCCGCCTGATCACCAACAAACCAAGTTTTAACGGTTTTCAAGCCAGCATCAGCGGCGGTGTCTCTTTCACCAAGGGCGGTGAAATGAGCGAGAAACTTGAAGCCATGGTCAATGTACCGGTGATTGAAGACAAGTTCGCCGTGCGCGGGGTTTTCTTTGCCGATGTTCAGGGCGGCTATATTGATAATGTGTCCGGGGTACGGACCGCTGCGGAAAGCGCGCGTTTTGCCTCAAGCACGCCGCGTCCGAACGGGGTTCCGACCACGGACGGTTTTCAGGCCGGCGCCGATTTCTCCGGGGTTCGTTTCCTTGAGGCGCGCAATGAACATCTCGTCGAAGAAAACTTTAACGACGCCACCTATACCGGCTTCCGGGTCAGTGGCCTTTATGATTTCGCCGAAGACTGGAGCGCCACACTGGTTCATATGCGTCAGCGGATTGATTCCGAAGGGGTTTTCTTCATCGACCCAGAGCTTGATGATCCCGAAAATCTTTCTGTCGAGCGGTTTTCCCCTGACTCCACCACCGATGATTTCGATACGACGGCTCTTACGGTAGAAGGGCGCGTCGGCGCGCTGCAGATGGTCTATGCCGGCACCTATCTGAACCGTGATACAGAGCAAACGATTGATTATACCGATTATATGTTTGTTGGTCAGTATCTGCCGTATTACATCTGTGATGCATCCGTGACCTATCCGGGGGCGGCGGCGCCGTCGGGCACCTGTCAGGCCCCTGATCTCTATGTGGGGTCGACTACGGAAACCGAGGTCTGGACCCATGAGCTGCGCTTCACGACTCCGGAGGAAAATCCGTTGCGGGCCACCTTCGGCGGTTTTTACAGCAGCCAGACCCTGGTTGAACGTAATGATTTTACCTATCCGGGATCCATCAACGCCGAGAGCTTCACGCCGGGTGTTTATGGCTGGCCTCAGAACGGGGCTTTGCCGGGATCGTCGGTCAGTGATCCGACCCCGCGTCCTCTGGGCGTGATCTTCTTTAACGACATCACCCGAACGGACAAGCAACTTGGCTTCTTCGGCGAAGTGACTTACGACATCAGCGAGACATTGTCCGTCACGGCGGGCGCGCGCTGGCATGATGTGGATGTGCGTCTGAAAGGCAGCGCCAACTCCTCCTTCTTTAACTTCGGCGGCGAGGACGTGAATGCTTTTGGCACCAATCTGGATACCCAGTTTGATGGCACCCAGGTAATCAACGGCGTTGCGGTGCCGAAAGGCGCCGAGGCCAAGGGCTGGGTATTTAAAGGTAACGTTTCTTACCGCCCCAATGATGATATCCTGCTCTATGTGACCTATTCCGAAGGTTATCGTCCGGGTCTGCCCAATCGGCCGGCGGGGGCCGGGGGTGGCGCGGTTCCGGCCGTGGTGCGCACCGACGAGGTGACCAATTATGAACTGGGCTGGAAGATGGATCTGTTTGACGGCACAGTACGGTTCAATGGCAGCGCCTTCTATGTGGATATCAGCGATCTGCAAACCACGATCTTCGATCCGACGGTGACCAACCTGTTCTTCTCGGATAATGCCGCCGATGCGGAAATCAAAGGCGTCGAAGGCGATATTAACTGGATGCCGGATGCGGTGCCGGGCCTGATGATTTCCGGGGCGTTTTCCATCCTGGATGCGAAGGTGACGAAGTTGGTCGGCGCCAGCGTGGCGATTGCCGGGCCGGGCGAAGACCTCTCTTATGCGCCGTCTTTCCAGGGTAATCTGCGGGCCCGGTATGTTTGGGATATATCAGATGATTTCGAAGCCCATGTTCAACCAAGTCTGACCTACTCCGCATCGTCTTTCAGCGATATCGTGCTGATCAACCGGGCGCAACAGGACAGTTATTTCATGATGGGCATGGCCTTTGGCGTCCGCAATGATAAATGGTCCATGGAAATCTTCGGTGAAAATCTGACCGACGAGAGGGCGCAGTTGAACAACAATCTGGTGTTTGACCGCGAACGGGTGTCGATCAACCGTCCCCGCACCTTCGGGATGCGTTTTGGGGTGGATTTCTAA
- a CDS encoding BCCT family transporter — MEEANRLSLQLRKGILPAVFIPSAVAVFLIVLSVVLFPAWAAPFFKHLNMWVTQTFGWLYALSVVGFLLVALGIAFSRFGAIKLGADHETPRFSFASWVAMLFSAGMGIGLLFFSVAEPVMHYMAPPGDAVGHQALASQAMQVTFLHWGLHGWAVYAMIGLCLAYFGFRHNLPLTIRSALYPLIGDRIYGPIGHAVDVFAVLGTLFGVATSLGFGVNQVNAGLHYLFDIEVSVTIQVLLIGGITVLATASVVAGLDAGIKRLSELNLILALCLLVFVVVLGPTVLIFSSFTENLGNYLAVMVDRGLNVGAYDPDSSWVGDWTIFYWGWWISWSPFVGMFIARISRGRTIREFVLGVLFVPTLMCFFWLTAFGNTALYFIGSGAGDIVAMVSENMPVALFVMLEQLPMPGITSFLGIILVITFFVTSSDSGSLVIDIITAGGSTKTPVWQRVFWAVAEGLVAATLLLAGGLGALQAATVATALPFTFVIILSIAGLLRGLSMEARKAKGADVAPDIIGGGVNMPWRLRLHSILAHPDSTQIRQFINDTARPALLDVMKEIQAHDNAAQAKMSGDGADLTILHEDEPEFRFAIVPISHKTPVFALSGANLEDGEEAGDKEDEKYFRAEVYLSDGGQDYDIYGYNREQIIHEVLNQYNRHLHYLSIAR; from the coding sequence GTGGAAGAGGCTAATCGGTTGTCGCTGCAATTGCGCAAGGGGATATTGCCTGCTGTATTCATTCCTTCCGCGGTGGCGGTTTTTTTGATTGTTCTGTCTGTGGTTCTGTTCCCCGCCTGGGCCGCGCCTTTCTTTAAGCATCTCAATATGTGGGTCACCCAGACCTTTGGGTGGCTGTATGCCTTGTCTGTTGTCGGGTTTTTGCTGGTGGCTCTGGGGATCGCCTTTTCCCGCTTTGGCGCGATCAAACTCGGGGCGGATCACGAAACTCCCCGGTTCAGTTTCGCCAGTTGGGTGGCGATGTTATTTTCGGCCGGTATGGGGATCGGGTTGCTGTTTTTCTCTGTTGCCGAACCGGTGATGCATTATATGGCTCCGCCTGGTGATGCCGTGGGGCATCAGGCTTTGGCCAGTCAGGCGATGCAGGTCACCTTCCTGCATTGGGGGCTGCATGGCTGGGCGGTATATGCGATGATCGGGTTATGTCTGGCCTATTTCGGTTTCCGTCATAATCTGCCGTTGACCATCCGGTCGGCGTTATATCCGTTGATTGGTGACCGTATTTATGGGCCGATAGGGCATGCGGTGGATGTGTTCGCCGTGCTCGGGACTCTGTTCGGGGTTGCGACCTCTCTGGGATTTGGTGTCAATCAGGTCAATGCGGGATTGCATTACCTGTTTGATATTGAGGTCAGTGTCACCATTCAGGTTCTGCTGATCGGCGGGATTACGGTATTGGCGACGGCATCTGTGGTGGCGGGGCTTGATGCGGGGATCAAGCGTTTATCTGAACTCAATCTGATCCTTGCGCTGTGTCTGCTGGTCTTTGTTGTGGTGTTGGGGCCTACGGTGTTGATTTTTAGCTCTTTCACGGAAAATCTGGGGAATTATCTTGCGGTAATGGTGGACCGGGGGCTCAATGTCGGGGCCTATGATCCTGACAGCAGCTGGGTCGGAGACTGGACCATTTTTTATTGGGGCTGGTGGATCAGCTGGTCACCTTTCGTCGGCATGTTTATTGCCCGGATCTCTCGCGGGCGGACGATACGAGAATTTGTTCTGGGCGTTCTTTTTGTTCCGACCCTGATGTGTTTTTTCTGGCTGACGGCCTTTGGTAATACGGCGTTATATTTTATTGGATCGGGCGCCGGTGATATTGTCGCCATGGTGTCTGAAAATATGCCGGTCGCGCTGTTTGTCATGTTGGAACAGTTGCCAATGCCGGGGATTACTTCTTTCCTGGGGATTATTCTGGTCATTACGTTTTTTGTCACCTCGTCCGATAGCGGGTCCCTGGTGATCGATATCATTACCGCGGGCGGCTCGACAAAAACACCGGTGTGGCAACGGGTTTTCTGGGCTGTGGCCGAGGGTCTTGTGGCGGCGACTCTGCTTTTGGCCGGGGGGCTGGGGGCTTTGCAGGCGGCGACGGTGGCGACGGCTTTGCCGTTCACATTTGTGATTATCCTGTCTATTGCCGGTCTGCTGCGGGGCTTGTCTATGGAGGCGCGCAAAGCAAAAGGCGCCGATGTCGCACCGGATATTATTGGTGGCGGAGTCAATATGCCCTGGCGGCTGCGGCTGCATTCCATTCTGGCTCATCCCGACAGCACGCAGATCAGGCAGTTTATCAATGATACGGCGCGTCCGGCTCTGCTGGATGTGATGAAGGAAATCCAGGCGCATGACAATGCGGCTCAGGCGAAGATGAGCGGCGACGGGGCGGATCTGACAATCCTGCATGAGGATGAGCCGGAATTCCGTTTTGCGATCGTGCCCATTTCTCATAAGACGCCGGTCTTTGCACTGAGCGGGGCGAATTTGGAAGATGGGGAAGAGGCTGGCGATAAGGAAGATGAGAAATACTTCCGCGCCGAGGTTTATCTGTCTGATGGGGGGCAGGATTACGATATTTACGGCTATAACCGGGAGCAGATCATTCATGAAGTTCTGAACCAGTATAACCGCCATTTACACTATCTAAGCATTGCCCGGTAA
- a CDS encoding MarR family winged helix-turn-helix transcriptional regulator, with protein MSDYDEILISIRRIMRAVDLQSKRLMKSSGLTAPQLVLMQSLRREGHMSPSALARDVSLSQATVTSILDRLEKAGYSRRDRSETDKRIVYACLTAEGLKKLEEAPELLQSGFLREYRKLEEWERTQLISSLQRVATMMDAEDLDASPILEVGDLQVDKK; from the coding sequence ATGAGTGACTATGATGAAATACTGATTTCCATCCGGCGTATTATGCGGGCCGTTGATCTGCAATCCAAGCGCCTGATGAAATCATCCGGCCTGACCGCGCCACAGCTTGTCCTGATGCAGTCTCTGCGGCGGGAAGGCCATATGTCGCCCAGCGCCCTGGCCCGCGACGTCTCCCTGTCGCAAGCAACCGTGACCTCTATCCTCGACCGGCTTGAGAAAGCCGGCTACAGCCGTCGCGACCGCAGCGAAACCGACAAACGCATCGTCTATGCCTGCCTGACCGCGGAAGGACTGAAAAAACTTGAAGAAGCCCCGGAACTGCTGCAGAGCGGCTTTCTGCGTGAATACCGCAAGCTGGAAGAATGGGAACGCACCCAGTTGATATCCAGCCTGCAGCGGGTCGCCACCATGATGGACGCCGAAGATCTTGACGCCTCGCCCATTCTGGAAGTCGGCGATTTGCAGGTCGACAAGAAATAA
- a CDS encoding 2OG-Fe(II) oxygenase translates to MRPSHRGNGPHRPEPDAGLDYRGLLGHNAPPLVYAAATYPDALSPEECQQIIAHIDSQDLRRGRLAGGLKAPLIRSVASEWLDEHQIPWLTERIVKYVARANSSNFPFDLLGFDEGFQVLKYSGDALSGPDFYDWHIDMGHSGASQSRKLSVLIQLSKPDTYQGGALEVNFDGTAIPLGTAQGTLCVIPSFTLHRVCPVTAGRRYSLATWVHGPTFK, encoded by the coding sequence ATGCGCCCCTCACATCGTGGGAACGGCCCACACCGCCCCGAACCAGACGCCGGTCTCGACTACCGCGGCCTGCTCGGTCATAATGCCCCACCGCTGGTTTATGCGGCGGCGACCTACCCGGACGCCCTGTCTCCGGAAGAATGCCAACAGATCATCGCCCATATCGACAGTCAGGATCTCCGCCGGGGCCGTCTCGCCGGCGGCCTGAAAGCGCCGCTGATCCGTTCCGTTGCCTCGGAATGGCTTGATGAACATCAAATTCCCTGGTTGACCGAACGCATCGTCAAATATGTCGCCCGCGCCAACAGCAGCAACTTCCCGTTCGACCTTCTCGGGTTTGATGAAGGCTTTCAGGTGCTGAAATATTCCGGCGACGCCCTGTCCGGGCCCGATTTTTATGACTGGCACATCGACATGGGCCACTCCGGCGCCAGCCAGAGCCGCAAATTATCGGTGCTGATCCAGTTGAGCAAGCCGGACACGTATCAGGGCGGCGCACTGGAAGTCAATTTTGACGGCACCGCCATCCCCCTTGGCACCGCCCAGGGCACCCTGTGCGTCATCCCGAGCTTCACCCTTCACCGGGTATGCCCGGTCACCGCCGGACGGCGCTACTCTCTCGCCACCTGGGTGCATGGGCCAACATTCAAGTAA
- a CDS encoding discoidin domain-containing protein yields MLFKTLISAALLSVATLVPAQALPAINQALTGTASQSSTYGGQPAASQADHAIDGNTSGVWSTNNPSNSLNHTGFEMNAWWEVDLGAMIAIDDIVIWNRTDCCVNRLNNFSVFLDGALIGAYNQQNGPTPSWSLNNVGQTGQVVRVQLNDRDYLHLAEVQVFGTVAAVPAPGALGLMGLGLMGLGLVARRRRP; encoded by the coding sequence ATGCTTTTCAAAACCCTGATCTCCGCCGCTCTGTTGAGTGTCGCCACTCTGGTTCCGGCCCAGGCTCTGCCCGCCATCAATCAGGCCCTGACCGGCACCGCGTCTCAGTCCTCCACCTATGGTGGACAGCCTGCAGCCTCTCAGGCAGATCACGCCATTGACGGCAATACAAGCGGCGTATGGTCAACCAACAACCCAAGCAACTCCCTCAACCATACTGGATTTGAGATGAATGCCTGGTGGGAAGTTGACCTCGGCGCGATGATCGCGATTGATGACATCGTCATCTGGAACCGTACAGATTGCTGTGTCAACCGCCTGAATAACTTCAGCGTTTTCCTGGATGGCGCCCTGATCGGCGCGTATAATCAACAGAACGGCCCGACCCCGTCCTGGAGCCTGAATAATGTCGGCCAGACCGGCCAGGTGGTCCGCGTTCAGTTGAACGACCGCGACTATCTGCATCTGGCGGAAGTTCAGGTTTTCGGCACCGTTGCCGCCGTTCCAGCCCCCGGGGCGCTCGGCCTGATGGGTCTTGGCCTGATGGGTCTCGGCCTGGTGGCCCGTCGTCGCCGCCCGTAA
- a CDS encoding MbcA/ParS/Xre antitoxin family protein, translating to MTALALKETTDDVVLAKAVLKTAKALGLTQEELGQILGRDRTSIARGLNPSSKAGELALCLIRCYRALFVVVGGEAGAIKHWFSTQNHHTRGVPKEQAKTIQGLVHILEYLDAIRGKI from the coding sequence ATGACCGCCCTCGCGCTGAAAGAAACCACCGATGACGTTGTTCTGGCAAAGGCCGTGTTGAAAACAGCCAAGGCGCTGGGCCTGACACAGGAAGAGCTCGGTCAGATCCTCGGCCGCGACCGCACCTCCATTGCCCGCGGGCTCAACCCGTCCAGCAAGGCGGGGGAACTCGCGCTGTGTCTGATCCGCTGTTACCGGGCGCTGTTTGTCGTCGTCGGCGGCGAGGCCGGGGCGATCAAACACTGGTTCTCCACCCAGAACCACCATACCCGGGGCGTGCCCAAGGAACAGGCCAAGACCATTCAGGGGCTTGTCCATATTCTTGAATATCTGGACGCCATTCGTGGAAAAATATAG
- a CDS encoding RES family NAD+ phosphorylase, with amino-acid sequence MEKYSLPAPDRIKAAITPDIHGLVWRVVESQEQVATLDLVETLEEQALLEKLLEESKPPLPDGCAGLDYLLATPFRYPPLKWGSRFGSPYEPSLFYGAAQIPTALAETAYYRVLFWTGMATPPPSGALKTQHTVFSVPYRCAAGLSLNAAPFEECQDLLRHPTDYGATQYLGARLRALGVDGFTFVSARCPDRGLNIALFTPTALAAKRPREKQTWLCETSARHVMFSGPERGQGQGQLLKFDGEDFRIAAEAVPPALPPQ; translated from the coding sequence GTGGAAAAATATAGCCTTCCCGCACCAGACCGGATCAAAGCCGCGATCACCCCGGACATCCACGGCCTCGTCTGGCGGGTGGTGGAAAGCCAGGAACAGGTCGCCACGCTGGATCTGGTCGAGACACTGGAAGAACAGGCCCTGCTGGAAAAACTGCTGGAGGAGTCCAAACCGCCGCTGCCCGACGGCTGCGCAGGTCTGGATTATCTGCTGGCCACGCCGTTTCGCTACCCGCCGCTAAAATGGGGTTCGCGCTTTGGCAGCCCGTATGAGCCCAGTCTTTTTTATGGCGCGGCGCAGATCCCGACGGCGCTGGCGGAAACCGCTTACTATCGGGTTTTATTCTGGACCGGCATGGCGACGCCGCCGCCGTCCGGCGCGCTCAAGACACAGCATACGGTCTTCTCGGTCCCCTACCGATGCGCCGCCGGCCTGTCGTTAAACGCCGCCCCGTTTGAGGAGTGTCAGGACCTGCTGCGCCATCCGACAGACTATGGCGCGACGCAATATCTCGGCGCGCGCTTAAGAGCGCTCGGCGTTGATGGCTTTACCTTCGTCTCCGCCCGCTGCCCGGACAGGGGGCTCAATATCGCGCTTTTCACCCCGACGGCGCTGGCCGCGAAACGGCCCCGGGAAAAACAGACCTGGCTCTGTGAAACCTCGGCCCGGCATGTTATGTTCAGCGGCCCGGAACGGGGACAAGGACAGGGCCAATTGCTGAAATTTGACGGTGAAGATTTCCGGATCGCCGCCGAAGCCGTCCCCCCGGCCCTCCCGCCGCAATGA
- a CDS encoding DUF6122 family protein, with amino-acid sequence MIQFLIHYGLHFLAPGLIAWIFFPQSWKKAWIIMLATMLVDLDHLLATPLFDPARCSIGHHPLHSGPAIGLYLLLLAATLVPPLRRAVPARLIPLSQMILLGLLFHMLTDYQDCLWM; translated from the coding sequence ATGATCCAGTTTCTGATCCACTACGGCCTGCATTTTCTCGCCCCCGGGCTGATCGCGTGGATTTTCTTCCCGCAGAGCTGGAAAAAGGCCTGGATCATCATGCTGGCCACGATGCTGGTCGATCTGGATCACCTGCTCGCCACGCCTCTGTTTGACCCCGCGCGATGCAGCATCGGCCATCACCCGCTGCATTCCGGTCCCGCCATCGGGCTCTATCTTCTGCTGCTGGCCGCGACGCTGGTCCCGCCGCTCCGCCGGGCCGTCCCCGCCCGCCTGATCCCCCTGAGCCAAATGATCCTGCTCGGCCTGCTGTTCCATATGCTGACCGATTATCAGGATTGCCTCTGGATGTAA
- a CDS encoding YecA family protein produces the protein MITKSLGVTETERVLAEFCERSFLKLWSYPNPFKDDGHELCDLLAVFGDYVFIFFDRENQLPEAPKKDPQILWDRWKRKVIDRQVKTAKGAERYIRSGRSIFLDAKGTTHFPLEINPKKSIIHKIIVAHGAKEACVQASDQNIYGSLAIAYRETKSDQTHPFHVEVDKQDPIHIFDGHNISIVLGELDTVTDFSRYLDEKLRAIEKFDSLVYCGEEDLLGHYLLNYDKDTEQHIIGTKRDDVNCVLIGEGEWHDFINTDLYKNTKKEDRISYYWDELIQRTCQNALNGDLGGNSDLLRGESAIFEMVKEPRFIRRALTNRIKQAIINFPDHSEQFTRHVTFFPSHLPSVGYVFFQLRVPADFRKESDYLDKRRTLLEIACGAAKNKFPHLTKVIGIGMDAPKFAGGTNSEDFVLLPCETWADDMRVYYEELNQEWNFFGTPQLEQYNEHVTQFVPPSATTARAIRPNLKVGRNQPCPCGSGKKYKKCHGA, from the coding sequence ATGATAACGAAATCACTCGGAGTGACTGAAACCGAGCGTGTACTCGCAGAGTTCTGTGAGCGTTCCTTTCTTAAACTCTGGAGTTACCCCAACCCATTCAAGGACGACGGCCATGAGCTATGTGATCTCCTCGCTGTATTCGGTGACTACGTCTTCATTTTTTTTGATCGCGAAAACCAGCTTCCCGAAGCACCTAAAAAAGATCCGCAAATCCTCTGGGATCGATGGAAGCGCAAAGTAATTGATCGCCAAGTCAAGACGGCTAAGGGTGCAGAGCGATACATCCGAAGCGGGCGGTCTATCTTTCTCGATGCGAAGGGAACAACGCACTTTCCACTTGAAATCAACCCGAAGAAGTCAATTATTCACAAGATCATTGTCGCGCACGGAGCGAAGGAAGCCTGCGTTCAAGCCTCAGATCAAAATATCTATGGAAGTCTTGCGATCGCCTATAGGGAAACAAAAAGTGACCAAACACACCCCTTTCACGTCGAGGTTGATAAGCAAGACCCCATTCATATTTTCGACGGCCATAATATCTCGATTGTATTGGGTGAACTAGATACGGTTACCGACTTCTCAAGGTATCTCGACGAAAAGCTACGCGCCATAGAGAAGTTTGATTCGTTGGTATATTGCGGTGAGGAAGACTTGCTCGGACACTATCTCCTCAACTATGACAAGGATACTGAACAACACATCATTGGTACGAAACGTGACGATGTGAATTGCGTGCTGATCGGTGAAGGTGAGTGGCACGATTTCATAAATACCGATCTCTACAAAAACACCAAGAAAGAAGATCGTATTTCCTATTACTGGGATGAGCTAATTCAGCGAACTTGCCAAAATGCCTTGAACGGAGATCTTGGGGGGAACTCGGACCTTTTGCGTGGAGAGAGTGCAATATTCGAGATGGTGAAGGAGCCACGCTTTATACGCCGTGCGCTTACTAACAGGATCAAGCAAGCTATCATTAATTTTCCCGACCACTCAGAACAGTTCACTCGCCACGTGACCTTTTTTCCGTCTCATCTTCCGAGTGTTGGCTATGTGTTTTTCCAGCTCAGGGTTCCAGCGGATTTCCGGAAAGAATCCGACTACCTAGACAAGCGGAGAACGCTACTGGAAATTGCGTGTGGCGCAGCAAAGAACAAGTTTCCTCATCTGACCAAGGTTATCGGTATTGGGATGGATGCTCCCAAATTCGCGGGTGGCACAAATTCGGAAGACTTCGTTCTTCTGCCCTGTGAGACTTGGGCTGACGACATGCGCGTGTATTACGAAGAACTGAACCAAGAATGGAATTTTTTTGGAACGCCACAGCTTGAGCAATACAATGAGCACGTCACGCAGTTTGTTCCACCATCTGCCACTACTGCACGAGCCATCCGACCAAACCTCAAGGTGGGACGCAATCAGCCGTGCCCATGCGGATCAGGTAAAAAGTACAAGAAGTGCCATGGGGCCTGA
- a CDS encoding helix-turn-helix domain-containing protein, translating to MTTDITAAQCRAARALLNMSQGGLAKSAGVAVKTLSDFEKGARTPRSGNLAAIKQAIEAAGIIFLAKGETTTGGLGLRLKV from the coding sequence TTGACGACAGATATTACCGCAGCACAATGTCGCGCCGCCCGCGCTTTATTGAACATGTCACAGGGGGGGCTTGCGAAGTCCGCAGGGGTTGCCGTTAAAACGCTATCTGACTTTGAAAAAGGCGCACGGACTCCCCGCAGCGGAAACCTGGCAGCTATCAAGCAAGCCATAGAAGCCGCAGGCATCATTTTCCTTGCCAAGGGAGAAACGACAACTGGTGGCTTGGGGCTGCGCTTGAAAGTCTAA
- a CDS encoding ribonuclease D — protein MSIELHRGDLPDHVKFTGSVAIDTETMGLNPHRDRLCLIQLSSGDGTAHLVQIAQGQTKAPNLKAMLEDHHLTKIFHYARFDVAVLNKYLGARVRPVYCTKIASRLVRTYTDRHGLKDLCRELIGVDLSKKQQSSDWGADELSNEQREYAASDVLHLHKLMNRLNVMLDRSGRRDLAQSCFDFLPTRTDLDLLGWPDEDIFAHS, from the coding sequence ATGTCAATTGAACTGCATCGGGGCGATTTGCCGGACCATGTGAAATTTACCGGCTCCGTGGCGATCGATACGGAAACCATGGGGCTTAACCCGCACCGCGACCGGCTGTGCCTGATCCAGCTGTCCAGCGGCGACGGCACCGCCCATCTGGTGCAGATCGCCCAGGGCCAGACCAAGGCGCCGAACCTGAAAGCCATGCTGGAAGACCATCATCTGACCAAGATTTTCCATTACGCCCGGTTTGACGTGGCGGTGCTCAACAAATATCTCGGCGCCCGGGTGCGGCCGGTCTATTGCACCAAGATCGCCTCGCGCCTGGTGCGGACCTATACGGACCGGCATGGCCTGAAAGACCTGTGTCGGGAACTGATCGGTGTTGATCTGTCAAAGAAACAGCAGAGTTCCGACTGGGGCGCTGACGAGCTGTCCAACGAACAACGGGAATATGCCGCCTCTGACGTGCTGCATCTGCATAAACTGATGAACCGGCTGAATGTGATGCTCGACCGGTCGGGCCGCCGCGACCTGGCCCAGTCCTGCTTTGATTTTCTCCCGACCCGCACCGATCTCGATCTGCTCGGCTGGCCGGATGAAGATATCTTCGCCCATAGTTAA